The proteins below come from a single Kitasatospora sp. NBC_00315 genomic window:
- a CDS encoding MarR family winged helix-turn-helix transcriptional regulator, translating into MYDGRKGSSSPLQQAIHLLPLAGRAAELRLTERLAERGMSRPHLAVLAALAEHGPHAKPDLAARIGLTLTDALPIVQTLLAARLVEAFPVHIDRRHEVVMVNAAGRGTLDLLHADAAAAQDDLLRSLTRGERAQLNALLRRVCATAERPERSERSGPGSPAGPASGG; encoded by the coding sequence ATGTACGACGGCCGCAAGGGCTCATCGAGCCCACTCCAGCAGGCCATCCACCTGTTGCCGCTGGCCGGCCGGGCCGCCGAACTGCGGCTGACGGAGCGGCTCGCGGAGCGGGGCATGAGCCGGCCGCACCTGGCGGTGCTCGCGGCGCTCGCCGAACACGGGCCGCACGCGAAGCCCGATCTGGCCGCCCGGATAGGGCTGACCCTCACCGACGCGTTGCCGATCGTGCAGACCCTCCTGGCCGCCCGGCTCGTCGAGGCCTTCCCCGTCCACATCGACCGCCGCCACGAGGTGGTGATGGTGAACGCCGCCGGACGCGGAACACTCGACCTGCTGCACGCCGATGCCGCGGCCGCCCAGGACGACCTCCTGCGCTCGCTCACCAGAGGCGAACGGGCGCAGTTGAACGCCCTTCTGCGCCGGGTGTGCGCCACGGCGGAGCGGCCCGAACGGTCCGAACGGTCCGGGCCCGGCTCCCCGGCCGGCCCCGCGTCGGGCGGCTGA
- a CDS encoding STAS domain-containing protein, translating into MTTPADQAAPLAITARESSAGPVVEPVGAIDFDSAPLLRTALHKVLSRLPAPRVAVLDLSGVTFCDSSGLNAILLAQRRARHAGTQLRLASPGTVVARMLAMTGVDQVFPIDRHAPLTAGPAAEVA; encoded by the coding sequence ATGACCACTCCCGCGGACCAGGCCGCTCCCCTCGCCATCACCGCCCGCGAGAGCTCGGCGGGCCCTGTCGTCGAACCGGTCGGGGCGATCGACTTCGACAGCGCCCCGCTGCTGCGCACCGCCCTCCACAAGGTCCTCTCCCGCCTCCCCGCGCCGAGGGTGGCCGTTCTGGACCTGTCCGGTGTGACCTTCTGCGACTCCAGTGGCCTCAACGCCATACTCCTCGCCCAGCGGCGGGCCCGGCACGCCGGCACCCAGCTCCGGCTGGCCTCACCGGGCACGGTGGTGGCGAGGATGCTGGCGATGACCGGCGTCGACCAGGTGTTCCCCATCGATCGCCACGCCCCGTTGACGGCGGGGCCGGCCGCGGAGGTCGCCTGA
- a CDS encoding ROK family transcriptional regulator, translated as MSTPEATPGTVRTAGPDGANLMALRDHNATAVLSRIRADGGSSRVELAAATGLSAQAVSKIVMRLTESGLITDAGRGPSTGGKPRTLLRLVPDARWAVGAQLGRDALTVLLADLTGRPVTVRTVATDMRRPPGEVLDQLAAEVALVLADLPRDRVLGIGLACPGPLDQRAGVLHRVTGNPAWSDLPLRDRAALRLGLDVVIEKDTTAGVLSGLGSPERAFISLGDGLDPGLGAGLVLGGRVQRGARTNAGEFGHQCVDPAGPRCACGSRGCLEALCAAALAAGDPQEAARLLGVGVVNLVRLLDLDQVILAGRAVLADPDRYVGAVRAELARRLPDPQWQRVSVEVAEAGAQAVVLGAASLVLAKVFG; from the coding sequence ATGTCGACACCTGAAGCCACCCCCGGGACGGTTCGCACGGCGGGCCCCGACGGTGCCAACCTGATGGCGCTGCGGGATCACAACGCCACCGCCGTACTCAGCCGGATCCGCGCGGACGGGGGCAGCAGCAGGGTCGAACTCGCGGCGGCCACCGGCCTGTCCGCGCAGGCCGTCAGTAAGATCGTCATGCGGCTGACCGAGTCCGGGCTGATCACCGACGCCGGACGCGGGCCCTCCACCGGCGGCAAGCCGCGAACGCTGCTCCGGCTGGTCCCGGACGCCCGCTGGGCGGTCGGCGCACAGCTGGGGCGGGACGCCCTCACGGTGCTGCTCGCCGATCTCACCGGTCGGCCGGTGACGGTGCGCACCGTCGCCACCGACATGCGGCGCCCGCCCGGCGAGGTGCTCGACCAGCTGGCGGCCGAGGTCGCGCTGGTGCTCGCGGACCTTCCCCGGGATCGGGTGCTCGGCATCGGTCTCGCCTGTCCCGGTCCGCTGGACCAGCGCGCCGGGGTGCTCCACCGGGTGACCGGCAACCCCGCCTGGAGCGACCTGCCGCTGCGTGACCGGGCCGCGCTGCGCCTCGGCCTGGACGTGGTCATCGAGAAGGACACCACCGCCGGCGTGCTGAGCGGCCTCGGGTCACCGGAGCGGGCCTTCATCTCCCTGGGGGACGGGCTGGACCCGGGGCTGGGGGCCGGCCTGGTCCTGGGCGGCCGGGTCCAGCGCGGGGCGCGTACGAACGCCGGCGAGTTCGGCCACCAGTGCGTCGACCCCGCCGGTCCGCGGTGCGCCTGCGGCAGCCGGGGTTGCCTGGAGGCGCTCTGCGCGGCGGCGCTGGCCGCCGGAGACCCGCAGGAGGCGGCGCGGCTGCTCGGGGTCGGGGTGGTCAACCTGGTGCGGCTGCTGGACCTGGACCAGGTGATTCTGGCCGGGCGGGCGGTCCTGGCGGATCCCGACCGGTACGTCGGGGCCGTGCGGGCGGAACTGGCGCGGCGACTGCCGGATCCGCAGTGGCAGCGGGTGTCGGTGGAGGTCGCCGAGGCCGGCGCGCAGGCGGTGGTGCTGGGCGCGGCGAGCCTGGTGCTGGCCAAGGTGTTCGGCTGA
- a CDS encoding ATP-binding cassette domain-containing protein: MEISGVELAAHGMSVRGPRGAVFENLDLRVGAGGLLVVHGPGGSGRTSLLLALAARMRLSGGTVRVGGHVLPRAARRVRDLVAVARAEPAVGLDGNLRVSELVAERRWLDRRLTSRRVAEAFAVLGVRPRHSDLVRDLSRADELLLATALALAGHPAAIVVDDVGLGCGADDRAHLWQALSRVCATGCTVLAAAADAPGALDPEPVLVALPRLSRDRLRPTPATHPATHPAAHPAQHGASPEDSHPPQQQAAPEHEESA, encoded by the coding sequence GTGGAGATCTCCGGAGTTGAGCTGGCGGCGCACGGCATGAGCGTGCGCGGACCGCGAGGAGCGGTGTTCGAGAACCTGGACCTGCGGGTGGGGGCGGGCGGCCTACTGGTGGTGCACGGGCCGGGCGGGTCGGGGCGTACCTCCCTGCTGCTCGCGCTGGCCGCCAGGATGCGGTTGAGCGGGGGCACGGTGCGGGTCGGCGGGCACGTCCTGCCCCGAGCCGCCCGCCGGGTGCGCGACCTGGTCGCGGTCGCCCGCGCCGAACCCGCGGTCGGGCTGGACGGCAACCTGCGTGTGAGCGAGCTGGTGGCCGAACGCCGTTGGCTGGACCGGCGCCTGACATCCCGGCGGGTCGCCGAGGCGTTCGCGGTCCTCGGCGTTCGGCCGCGTCATTCTGATCTCGTCCGGGACCTGTCCCGCGCGGACGAGCTGCTGCTGGCGACCGCCCTGGCTCTGGCCGGGCATCCGGCGGCGATCGTGGTGGACGACGTCGGCCTCGGCTGCGGGGCGGACGACCGCGCGCACCTCTGGCAGGCGCTGAGCCGGGTGTGCGCCACCGGGTGCACCGTGCTGGCCGCCGCCGCCGACGCCCCCGGCGCCCTCGATCCGGAGCCCGTCCTGGTGGCGCTTCCCCGGCTGAGCCGCGACCGTCTTCGCCCCACCCCGGCGACCCACCCGGCGACCCACCCGGCGGCCCACCCCGCGCAGCACGGGGCTTCCCCGGAGGACTCGCACCCGCCGCAGCAGCAGGCCGCCCCGGAGCACGAGGAGAGCGCATGA
- a CDS encoding YhgE/Pip family protein produces the protein MSAIRLALLELRSFRGPLRRWIPLLLCLIPLLYGAMYLWANWDPYGRTNRIPVAVVDEDRPADTAQGQRVDAGAQLVEQLKASRDFDWRFVDGAEARSGLESGRYYFTVHIPADFSGRLATGPNTRPQQAAIHIELNDANNYIAGIMTEVVQSKLQDQVNSAAHEAYVRGVYGRLADVRSTLGTAADGAQALVEATAVAQQGTSAAAEATVTLHTGAAQLADGARQISQATTEVDRATAALDTAAAQQLPTAADALVNAAGLAAQGLDAVRQATGQAEQGTAAAVKDLSQLADAHPELTDDPVFQRAVRDAAADTAAGGIDSRAATAAADAHKALQQATDLRRSAAALQEQIRTARTPMALIDSGARSVAAGADTVTGGLDTLRQGSGALKTAADQAHAGATKLSDLVNGDRERVPALSDDQLAEASRVLGTPVRIDRSNLHPAGVYGRGLAPFFFGIALWVFGLFAYLLLRPVNLRALAGRTRSATIALAGWLPGAALGGIGALVLYGVVDLTLGLHPVRPLETLALLLLGAAAFVAIDHCLRTAFGTVGDVLSLVLLILQLTASGGLYPMQTTPAFFQALHPLLPMTYLVDGLRVTISGGLTSHLLRDVVVLAGFGLAVLTLTSLTVRRQRAWTVARLHPDVEL, from the coding sequence ATGAGCGCGATCAGGCTGGCGTTGCTGGAACTTCGGAGCTTCCGGGGGCCGCTGCGCCGGTGGATACCACTGCTGCTCTGCCTGATCCCGCTGCTCTACGGCGCGATGTACCTGTGGGCGAACTGGGATCCCTACGGCAGGACGAACCGCATTCCCGTCGCCGTGGTGGACGAGGACCGGCCCGCCGACACCGCGCAGGGCCAACGGGTCGACGCCGGGGCCCAACTGGTCGAACAGCTCAAAGCCTCCCGGGACTTCGACTGGAGGTTCGTGGACGGGGCCGAGGCGCGGAGCGGTCTGGAGAGCGGCCGCTACTACTTCACCGTGCACATCCCGGCCGACTTCAGCGGCCGGCTCGCCACCGGCCCGAACACCCGGCCGCAGCAGGCCGCGATCCACATCGAGCTCAACGACGCGAACAACTACATCGCCGGAATCATGACCGAAGTGGTCCAGTCGAAGCTCCAGGACCAGGTCAACTCCGCCGCGCACGAGGCGTACGTGCGCGGCGTGTACGGCCGGCTGGCGGACGTCCGCAGCACGCTGGGCACGGCGGCGGACGGCGCGCAGGCCCTGGTGGAGGCGACCGCCGTGGCCCAGCAGGGGACGTCGGCCGCGGCCGAGGCCACCGTCACCCTTCACACCGGCGCGGCCCAGCTGGCGGACGGGGCGCGGCAGATCAGCCAGGCCACCACGGAGGTCGACCGGGCCACCGCCGCACTCGACACGGCTGCCGCCCAGCAACTCCCCACCGCCGCCGACGCCCTGGTGAACGCCGCGGGTCTCGCCGCACAGGGCCTCGACGCCGTTCGCCAGGCCACCGGCCAGGCCGAGCAGGGCACCGCGGCGGCGGTGAAGGACCTGTCCCAACTGGCCGACGCCCACCCCGAGCTGACCGACGACCCGGTCTTCCAGCGCGCTGTACGGGACGCCGCCGCCGACACCGCGGCCGGAGGGATCGACAGCCGCGCCGCCACCGCGGCCGCCGATGCTCACAAGGCCCTTCAGCAGGCCACCGACCTTCGGCGCTCCGCCGCGGCCCTTCAGGAGCAGATCCGCACCGCGCGGACCCCGATGGCGCTGATCGACTCCGGCGCCCGGAGCGTGGCCGCGGGCGCCGACACCGTGACCGGCGGCCTGGACACCCTGCGGCAGGGATCGGGCGCCCTCAAGACCGCGGCCGACCAGGCCCACGCCGGCGCGACCAAGCTCTCGGATCTCGTCAACGGCGACCGGGAGCGGGTTCCCGCGCTCAGCGACGACCAACTCGCCGAAGCGTCCCGGGTGCTGGGCACACCCGTCCGGATCGACCGTTCGAATCTGCACCCCGCCGGGGTGTACGGACGCGGTCTCGCCCCCTTCTTCTTCGGCATCGCCCTGTGGGTGTTCGGGCTCTTCGCCTACCTCCTGCTGCGGCCGGTCAACCTGCGGGCCCTGGCCGGACGCACCCGCAGCGCCACGATCGCCCTCGCGGGCTGGCTCCCCGGCGCGGCCCTCGGCGGCATCGGCGCCCTCGTCCTCTACGGCGTCGTCGACCTGACCCTCGGGCTCCACCCGGTGCGGCCGTTGGAGACGCTCGCCCTGCTGCTGCTCGGCGCCGCCGCCTTCGTCGCGATCGACCACTGCCTGCGGACCGCCTTCGGCACCGTGGGAGACGTGCTCTCCCTGGTGCTGCTCATCCTGCAACTCACCGCGTCCGGCGGCCTCTACCCGATGCAGACCACTCCGGCGTTCTTCCAGGCCCTCCATCCACTCCTGCCGATGACCTACCTGGTGGACGGCCTGCGCGTGACGATCTCCGGCGGGCTCACCTCCCACCTGCTGCGGGACGTCGTCGTCCTGGCGGGGTTCGGGCTCGCCGTCCTGACGCTCACGTCCCTGACCGTCCGGCGGCAGCGCGCCTGGACCGTGGCCCGACTGCACCCCGATGTCGAGCTGTGA
- a CDS encoding alkaline phosphatase family protein, whose amino-acid sequence MSRPVRAALATATLTAALLPLTGVQASAATGPYKGLPSGTKTAKTLVIGVDGTRYDKLLTADAPNIKALMAGGLTATSNLYANPLAPTLSGPGWSTIATGVWPDKHGVKDNTFAGSHFDLYPDLATRLETAAPSASTLVAASWNPIADNVFNGKADLRIDESENDAKTASDAADYLANGNPDTTFLHFDQVDEAGHSYGGTSTQYAAAIHSADALVGQVVQAVRSRPTYAAEDWLIIVTTDHGHTDAGGHGGNSAVERQTFQVVDGAGYAAGSTRFDVKPVDVAPTVLKHEGVAIDPAWQLDGKPIDEIVPDAFDALRPALQTRVDETGIPAATKGWTHTPPSGWSIDNSRMPTGGVTEWRGWAFATDEFWTASQLGQSRETNVRARNVFAVADSDEWDDKSHGAGQFDSTLISPAFPVSGTRATVSFANDYKVDGPQTGDLYIVFGSGAPQLVKSYRSDLNSFEKIAVTVPAGATTAQLQFRYTGTNSAFWTVDQVSVTS is encoded by the coding sequence ATGTCCCGTCCCGTCCGGGCCGCCCTCGCCACCGCCACGCTCACCGCGGCCCTGCTGCCGCTCACCGGCGTCCAGGCCTCGGCCGCCACCGGTCCGTACAAGGGCCTGCCCAGCGGCACCAAGACGGCCAAGACGCTGGTGATCGGTGTCGACGGCACTCGGTACGACAAGCTGCTGACCGCCGACGCGCCGAACATCAAGGCGCTGATGGCCGGGGGCCTGACCGCCACCAGCAACCTCTACGCGAACCCGCTGGCCCCCACGCTCTCCGGCCCGGGCTGGTCGACCATCGCCACCGGCGTGTGGCCCGACAAGCACGGCGTGAAGGACAACACCTTCGCCGGCTCGCACTTCGATCTCTACCCGGACCTCGCCACCCGGCTGGAGACGGCCGCGCCCAGCGCCTCCACCCTGGTCGCCGCGTCCTGGAACCCGATCGCGGACAACGTCTTCAACGGCAAGGCCGACCTGCGGATCGACGAGAGCGAGAACGACGCCAAGACCGCCTCGGACGCCGCCGACTACCTCGCCAACGGCAACCCCGACACGACCTTCCTGCACTTCGACCAGGTCGACGAGGCCGGGCACAGCTACGGCGGCACCAGCACCCAGTACGCCGCCGCCATCCACTCGGCCGACGCGCTGGTCGGGCAGGTGGTCCAGGCGGTGCGCAGCCGTCCGACCTACGCGGCCGAGGACTGGCTGATCATCGTCACCACCGACCACGGCCACACCGACGCCGGCGGCCACGGCGGGAACAGCGCCGTGGAGCGCCAGACGTTCCAGGTGGTCGACGGGGCCGGCTACGCCGCCGGGTCCACCCGCTTCGACGTCAAGCCGGTGGACGTCGCCCCCACCGTGCTGAAGCACGAGGGTGTCGCCATCGACCCGGCCTGGCAGCTCGACGGCAAGCCCATCGACGAGATCGTCCCGGACGCCTTCGACGCGCTGCGCCCCGCTCTCCAGACCCGGGTGGACGAGACCGGCATCCCCGCCGCCACCAAGGGCTGGACCCACACCCCGCCGTCCGGCTGGAGCATCGACAACTCCCGGATGCCCACCGGCGGCGTCACCGAGTGGCGCGGCTGGGCCTTCGCCACCGACGAGTTCTGGACCGCCTCCCAGCTCGGGCAGTCCCGGGAGACCAACGTCCGCGCGCGCAACGTCTTCGCGGTCGCGGACTCCGACGAGTGGGACGACAAGTCCCACGGCGCCGGGCAGTTCGACTCCACCCTGATCAGCCCCGCGTTCCCGGTCAGCGGCACCCGGGCCACCGTCTCCTTCGCGAACGACTACAAGGTGGACGGCCCGCAGACCGGCGACCTGTACATCGTCTTCGGCTCCGGCGCCCCGCAGCTGGTGAAGTCCTACCGCAGTGACCTCAACAGCTTCGAGAAGATCGCGGTCACCGTCCCGGCCGGGGCCACCACCGCCCAGCTCCAGTTCCGCTACACCGGCACCAACAGCGCGTTCTGGACGGTGGACCAGGTCTCCGTCACCTCCTGA
- a CDS encoding heme-degrading domain-containing protein, translating to MADLLDQERRLLFARFDNDDAWRLGSLLVELARERDLPVTVDVRRGEQQLFHYALPGTSADNDAWIERKIRVVRRYGHASYLVGQQFRDQGTSFEAASRLDPDRYAAHGGAFPVLVRGVGPVGTVTVSGLPQLEDHRLVVLAVERFLAEVA from the coding sequence ATGGCCGACCTGCTCGACCAGGAGCGGCGCCTGCTGTTCGCGCGCTTCGACAACGACGACGCCTGGCGGCTCGGCTCCCTCCTGGTGGAGCTGGCCAGGGAGCGCGACCTACCGGTCACGGTGGACGTCCGGCGCGGCGAGCAGCAGCTGTTCCACTACGCGCTGCCCGGCACCAGCGCCGACAACGACGCCTGGATCGAGCGCAAGATCCGCGTCGTACGGCGCTACGGCCACGCCTCCTACCTGGTCGGCCAGCAGTTCCGGGACCAGGGCACCAGCTTCGAGGCCGCATCCCGGCTCGACCCCGACCGCTACGCCGCGCACGGCGGGGCGTTCCCGGTCCTGGTACGCGGAGTCGGCCCGGTCGGCACCGTGACGGTGTCCGGTCTGCCGCAGTTGGAGGACCACCGGCTGGTGGTCCTGGCCGTCGAACGGTTCCTCGCCGAAGTCGCCTGA
- a CDS encoding Gfo/Idh/MocA family oxidoreductase — MNNNPLRVGLIGYGIAGSVFHAPLITTTPGLDLAAVVTSNPERRTQVHREHPGAEVVATAEDLWPLGLDLVVVASPNRSHVPLATAALQAGLPVVVDKPLAPGTAEARQLIALAEERGLPLSVFQNRRWDGDFLTVAELVRSGRLGRVHRFESRFERWRPELKGGWRELGDPAEAGGLLYDLGSHLVDQALTLFGPVARVHAETDARRSGAQTDDDTFVALTHADGTRSHLWMSATAADLGPRFRVLGSEGAYVTFGLDGQEDALRSGRTPKEADWGVTPAGHHGRLGAGDDAAEFPTLPGRYQAYYAGMVEALHGRAPVPVDPRDAVAALTVLEAARRSAVEGRTVEL, encoded by the coding sequence GTGAACAACAATCCTCTGCGCGTCGGCCTGATCGGCTACGGGATCGCCGGCTCGGTGTTCCACGCGCCCCTGATCACGACCACCCCCGGCCTCGACCTGGCGGCCGTGGTCACCTCGAATCCCGAGCGCCGGACACAGGTCCACCGCGAACACCCGGGCGCCGAGGTGGTCGCGACGGCCGAGGACCTGTGGCCGCTCGGCCTGGATCTGGTGGTGGTGGCCTCCCCCAACCGGAGCCACGTCCCCCTCGCCACGGCCGCGCTGCAGGCCGGCCTGCCGGTCGTGGTGGACAAGCCGCTGGCGCCGGGCACGGCCGAGGCCCGACAGCTGATCGCGCTGGCCGAGGAACGCGGACTGCCGCTGAGCGTCTTTCAGAACCGGCGCTGGGACGGCGACTTCCTCACGGTCGCCGAGCTCGTTCGATCCGGTCGCCTGGGCCGGGTGCACCGCTTCGAGTCGCGCTTCGAGCGCTGGCGCCCGGAGCTCAAGGGCGGCTGGCGCGAGCTCGGCGACCCGGCCGAGGCGGGCGGGCTCCTCTACGACCTGGGCAGTCATCTGGTGGACCAGGCGCTCACGCTCTTCGGCCCGGTCGCCCGCGTCCACGCCGAGACCGACGCGCGCCGCTCCGGCGCGCAGACGGACGACGACACCTTCGTCGCCCTGACCCATGCCGACGGCACCCGCTCCCATCTCTGGATGAGCGCGACGGCCGCCGACCTCGGTCCGCGCTTCCGGGTGCTGGGCAGCGAGGGCGCCTACGTCACCTTCGGTCTGGACGGCCAGGAGGACGCCCTGCGCTCAGGACGGACGCCGAAGGAGGCCGACTGGGGCGTCACCCCCGCGGGCCACCACGGCCGACTGGGAGCCGGCGACGACGCCGCCGAGTTCCCGACCCTTCCCGGCCGGTACCAGGCGTACTACGCCGGCATGGTCGAGGCGCTGCACGGCCGCGCGCCGGTGCCGGTCGACCCGCGCGACGCCGTGGCGGCGCTCACCGTGCTGGAGGCCGCGCGCCGCTCGGCCGTCGAGGGCCGGACGGTGGAGCTGTGA
- a CDS encoding DUF3040 domain-containing protein — MMSAQERQVLAEIECELGRDRRLVRRLARGRTPWWWRARAAAVAAAVLGSVGVAAAAADVTARQPVLWWVCAAACVGAVACAGAAAHWNTPAGYDPGYQDGLTVHGDDAPGTDHPTPTPAPAPIRVRGGGSWPRWRRNR, encoded by the coding sequence ATGATGTCGGCGCAGGAGCGGCAGGTACTGGCGGAGATCGAGTGCGAACTGGGCCGCGACCGGCGCCTCGTGCGCCGACTCGCCCGGGGCAGGACGCCCTGGTGGTGGCGCGCGCGGGCCGCGGCCGTCGCGGCGGCCGTCCTCGGCTCGGTCGGCGTGGCAGCGGCGGCGGCGGACGTCACCGCGCGGCAGCCGGTCCTGTGGTGGGTCTGCGCGGCCGCGTGCGTCGGAGCCGTCGCCTGCGCGGGGGCCGCCGCGCACTGGAACACGCCCGCCGGGTACGACCCCGGTTACCAGGACGGGCTCACCGTCCACGGCGACGACGCGCCGGGTACGGACCACCCGACCCCGACCCCGGCCCCGGCGCCGATCCGCGTCAGGGGCGGCGGCTCCTGGCCGAGGTGGCGGCGCAACCGGTAG